One window of the Psilocybe cubensis strain MGC-MH-2018 chromosome 12, whole genome shotgun sequence genome contains the following:
- a CDS encoding putative endo-beta-1,4-glucanase D yields MQSDIFDTILWDSQSSTAAIRKPAENAPVKNYTASEITCNINTSKATQTIAIAAGSMITMALGENKTIYHPGPMSIYLGKAPGKVVDWDGTGKRWFKIAEWGPTLNPFGFNNILGKSKFTVKIPKEVPSGEYLVRTEQIAQHIPGYPEFFVSCAQLKITGGGTGSPSKVSIPGHLSRKNDPDLFVDIYWPVPKKYKARKNFYKLAFDGLTAHLLGSGSARVPRIFEVIPPLSCQV; encoded by the exons ATGCAATCAGATATCTTCGATACAATTTTATGGGACTCCCAAAGTTCGACTGCAGCCATTCGGAAACCGGCCGAGAATGCACCAGTTAAAAACTACACAGCATCGGAGATCACCTGTAACATCAATACATCGAAAGCTACCCAAACCATCGCCATTGCCGCGGGCAGTATGATAACCATGGCGCTAGGAGAGAATAAAACCATTTATCATCCCGGACCGATGTCTATTTACCTGGGCAAGGCACCTGGAAAAGTTGTTGACTGGGATGGAACAGGAAAGCGATGGTTCAAG ATTGCTGAATGGGGCCCAACTTTGAATCCATTTGGATTTAATAATATACTCGGAAAAAGTAAATTCACTGTAAAGATTCCTAAAGAGGTCCCTTCTGGAGAG TACCTGGTCCGGACTGAGCAGATCGCGCAGCACATTCCGGGTTATCCTGAGTTCTTTGTGTCCTGTGCACAGCTCAAGATTACCGGAGGAGGTACAGGGAGTCCATCAAAAGTTTCGATTCCAGGCCATCTCTCTAGAAAAAATG ACCCCGACCTGTTTGTTGATATCTATTGGCCAGTACCCAAGAAATACAAGGCAAGGAAGAATTTTTACAAATTGGCATTTGATGGACTAACCGCGCATTTGTTAGGTTCCGGGTCCGCCCGTGTACCCAGGATTTTCGAAGTGATACCACCTCTAAGTTGTCAAGTGTAA
- a CDS encoding Dye-decolorizing peroxidase translates to MTTTPPPALDLNNIQGDVLSGLPKKTQYYIFFAILDVAKFKADLKKFIPLIKTVAQVLKDRDAIADHKKKKLPGLVPMDGVNISFSHTGFVKLGVDDSTLAQGGPTDPFSLGQKKDAVTNLGDPNKLDGNPDWDDDFLRDLHGLILISGESHTSIDKKKHEIDVLFRVGTSTASIEEITTIRGDVRPGDEDGHEHFGFQDGISNPVVDGFDTVINPGPKVVQPGVILTGHPGDPASNPRADWATDGSFLAFRYLFQSVPEFNQFLKKNPVKKDGNGNALTPEQGSELLGARMVGRWKSGAPIDLAPFKDDPALGADPTRNNNFFFQGEINSQLRCPFAAHVRKTNPRNDLEVPPAPRPPIPIEGRRIMRRGIQFGPEVSQDEQKLSKTLHGRGLLFVCYQSSLTNGFQFLQQSWANAPKFPPFETQPEDPGLDPLIGQGARAMSGLDPLAEQTVLPMPTFITARGGEYFFSPSIKGLKNTIAV, encoded by the exons ATGACTACCACACCACCTCCTGCACTAGATCTTAACAACATTCAGGGTGACGTTTT GAGTGGCCTCCCTAAAAAGACACAATATTACATCTTTTTCGCCATTCTTGATGTCGCGAAGTTCAAAGCTGACTTGAAGAAGTTCATCCCACTCATCAAGACAGTCGCGCAGGTCCTGAAAGACCGCGATGCGATAGCCGAccacaagaagaaaaagttgCCTGGTCTTGTGCCCATGGATGGCGTAAACATCTCATTTTCGCATACAGGGTTCGTCAAG CTCGGAGTCGATGACAGCACTCTTGCCCAAGGCGGCCCAACGGACCCCTTCTCACTTGGACAGAAGAAAGATGCCGTTACCAACCTCGGAGACCCCAACAAGCTCGACGGCAACCCTGACTGGGACGATGACTTCTTGCGTGACCTCCACGGGCTCATCCTAATTTCTGGAGAGAGCCACACATCCATCGACAAGAAGAAGCATGAAATTGACGTGCTGTTCAGAGTAGGTACCAGCACAGCGTCCATTGAAGAAATCACCACTATCAGAGGCGACGTACGACCAGGCGACGAAGACGGCCATGAGCA TTTCGGTTTCCAAGACGGCATATCCAACCCCGTTGTGGACGGCTTCGACACGGTCATCAACCCAGGTCCCAAAGTTGTTCAGCCCGGTGTGATCCTCACAGGACACCCAGGCGATCCCGCGTCCAACCCGCGCGCTGACTGGGCGACGGACGGTAGCTTCCTTGCCTTCCGCTACCTCTTCCAGAGCGTACCCGAGTTCAACCaattcttgaagaagaatccCGTCAAAAAGGACGGAAATGGGAACGCGTTAACGCCAGAACAAGGAAGCGAGTTGCTGGGAGCGAGGATGGTGGGCAGATGGAAGAGCG GTGCTCCAATTGACCTTGCTCCTTTCAAAGATGACCCTGCCCTTGGAGCTGATCCTACCAG GAACAacaatttcttcttccaaggAGAGATCAACTCCCAGCTCCGCTGTCCATTCGCTGCTCACGTCCGAAAGACGAATCCACGAAACGACCTAGAAGTCCCGCCAGCACCTCGTCCACCTATTCCCATCGAAGGCAGGCGCATCATGCGACGAGGAATCCAATTTGGCCCAGAAGTATCGCAGGATGAGCAGAAGCTGTCCAAGACGCTGCATGGACGCGGGTTACTCTTCGTATGCTACCAAAGCAgtttgacaaatggcttccagtTCCTCCAACAAT CCTGGGCCAACGCACCGAAATTCCCGCCGTTTGAGACCCAACCAGAAGATCCAGG TTTGGACCCACTCATCGGCCAAGGAGCTCGTGCGATGTCCGGACTCGACCCTCTGGCAGAACAGACTGTGCTCCCAATGCCTACATTCATCACGGCGCGTGGAGGCGAATACTTCTTCTCGCCGTCCATCAAAGGCTTGAAGAACACCATTGCTGTCTGA